A stretch of DNA from Spirosoma endbachense:
CATCCGCACGAAGACCGCATTCATCTCAGTACACCTTCCCGCTACCTGAGTTTCAGTTTTCGGGTAAATGAGCTGATTGAACTAAGAAAGATGCTCAACCAGGCTGTAGCCCGGCTACATTGGTTCGAAATGCTCCGCAACGCACAGAATTAACCCGGTATGGTGTATGCTAAACGTACTTGTTTTTCGAACCAACATCAATACCGACCAACGGGTCCATCAGGTGGCCTGCCAGTTGTGCAAACTGCGGGGGCAAGCTGCCGATGCTGTGTGTCGCTGGAGCATTGATCTTGAGGATTGTGACTGCGTCCTGCGAATCGAAACAAACTCACTCACCGAGTCCGACATAATCCGGCTTCTGACACGAGCCGGTCTACAGTGTGCTGTATTGAACTAATCATTCTCACTGTATCGACCTTTGTTTAGTATTTATAGTTCACCTTCCCTCTAACAAAAAAGCGGCACCCGGATAGAGTGCCGCTTTTATTTTTTCGCAAAAAATTACCCTTCAAAAACGTTATCGGGATACGTAACGCTTGATACTTTTTTATCCAGATAATAGAGTTGATCAGCAGGAATCTGATCGAAAAGATCAAGGCACCGACGGGCGATATACTCTTCTTCCATCTGCTCTTTCACGTACCACTTCAGGAGTTCTTCAGTAGTATAATCGTTTTCACGACGGCAGATACCGATAATGCGATTGATTGAATCCGTAACTGCAATTTCCTGGTCTAATGCTGCTTCGAAGACTGTACGCAACGAATCAAACTCCTGACTTACTGCCGGTATTTCAGGCGAATAAGCCGTTGCTCCCTGATCGCAGAGATAATGAAAAAGCTTCATGCCATGCTTACGCTCTTCTTCTGACTGTTTATAGAAGAAGCCTGCGCTATAGTCCAGCCCGTTACGGTCGCACCAGCCCGCCATCGCCAGGTATTTCGATGAAGAAATCAGTTCCATTTGTATCTGCTGGTTTAGGGCTAATTCGACGCTTTCCTTGATTGACGTACGAAGTCTTGCTAGGTCTTTCATAGTGTGCTACCGTATGCGGTGAGATAATTTATTAACAAAAAAACAACAAAAAACCGGCCATTGTTACACAGCCGGTTGATTATCAGAAAATTTAGAAGAAGTCTATATATAGTTATTCTGCTAACGAACAACCACACTCACGAAGCATGGCATTAAGCTCCAGCATAAGTTTAGCTCCATTGAGCAATTCACGCAGGTGAACAATCTCACAGAGGGTAAGTACATAGCAGCGCTCAGAGCGGGGTGGCGTCAAAATTTCGAGATCATAAGCAGCATCAGTGCTCAGAGCCATCTGCCGAATGTCGACCGTTTCGACCATGCGCCGAAAATGGGTAAAATCGCGCGCCGATAGTGCTGTGTGGGTGTCCCAGAATTCAAGAATCAGCCGATTCGATGCATCGCACTGATAAACAACCCCTTTATCTGTTTTAAATATTACCTGGTACGTTGCCGGTAGGTTACTCGTCATGATCACGCTAAATGATGCACAAATATACAAAGCAACTCGTAATTTAGAGCACTTCTAAATAATAATTTATGCCGCAGTTACGGAGCAGTTGTAGGAGCTAACCAGCCCGTATGCCCATCGGTACCACGAACGAGTTGAAAACCAGCGAATGTAGACAGTACATCGACAGAGTAACCGGTTGGTAAGGTCTTCATGGCAGCTGCCCGTCTGTCGGCCGCATCCAGCAAATCAGATGGTGCAGTAAGAGCCCAGCGACGAAGCGGACGTTGCATGGGTTCAGTTGTATTACTGGCCACGTAGCCGGTTTGTCCATTGGGGAGTTCAACACGGAGCCAGGCTTCAGTACCGCCAATAATCATCAGCGCCGTCGATTTGCTCAGTTCATTGACCATGCTGGCATCGCTGGAAGGCGCAGATCGAACAAAGGTACGAGCTGACGAAACCCGTATTGAATCACCTAATCGAGATACAGTCAGCAGCGCCTGACGAGCTGGTCCACGGCCGAGTCGGATAAACGGAAGGGGATCTGTAGCTCCATCACTAAACCCGTATATACCAAAATGCAGATGAGGCCCCGTTGTACGGGCGTTACCCGTATTGCCAACAAACCCAATTGTATCACCTATGGTTACATGCTGGCCTGCATTGACATTCCATCGATCCAGGTGAGCATAATACAACCGAATGTTACGTTGATTATCA
This window harbors:
- a CDS encoding ferritin; translation: MKDLARLRTSIKESVELALNQQIQMELISSSKYLAMAGWCDRNGLDYSAGFFYKQSEEERKHGMKLFHYLCDQGATAYSPEIPAVSQEFDSLRTVFEAALDQEIAVTDSINRIIGICRRENDYTTEELLKWYVKEQMEEEYIARRCLDLFDQIPADQLYYLDKKVSSVTYPDNVFEG
- a CDS encoding DUF6686 family protein, which codes for MTSNLPATYQVIFKTDKGVVYQCDASNRLILEFWDTHTALSARDFTHFRRMVETVDIRQMALSTDAAYDLEILTPPRSERCYVLTLCEIVHLRELLNGAKLMLELNAMLRECGCSLAE